One genomic window of Roseobacter ponti includes the following:
- a CDS encoding AraC family transcriptional regulator has protein sequence MSSSLPVNRPQETENFGAAPGWRSAVSHADHARSVAVRDSAMVQLGRGSANCDSIRAMGADCSIVRLKSAPRMSGYLVPDPAWAVITMPLGWSGDYVLNGRPVRPGDVNVVTSANGYASTGQDRNILGVGLRAERLRRTIATHLGKPGDEVSPGDCVLELGEAAGARFAQGILSILNATVQAAPGYAVVSSIDEDLLFEHIARTLCLSLPSKHAWDYSASGDLSIVRSAREMITASREVPTLADLCARLNIGQTRLNACFRSVHGMPPARFIRRLQLSRVHKKLTDAQAPPRSVKCVALAHGFTHGGRFAAEYRSVFGELPSETCQKLKKRFT, from the coding sequence TTGAGCAGCAGTTTGCCTGTGAATCGACCTCAAGAAACTGAGAATTTCGGCGCTGCGCCCGGTTGGCGCAGCGCTGTCTCTCATGCCGACCACGCCAGATCGGTAGCGGTGCGCGACTCGGCAATGGTGCAACTGGGACGCGGGTCGGCGAATTGTGACTCGATCCGGGCAATGGGAGCGGACTGTTCAATCGTCCGCCTGAAATCAGCGCCACGGATGAGCGGGTATCTGGTACCAGATCCGGCCTGGGCCGTCATCACGATGCCGCTTGGCTGGAGCGGGGACTATGTTTTAAACGGACGCCCTGTGCGACCGGGTGACGTTAATGTTGTGACCAGCGCGAATGGTTATGCGTCAACGGGTCAGGACCGCAACATTCTGGGTGTTGGACTGCGTGCGGAACGTCTGAGACGCACGATCGCCACCCATCTTGGCAAGCCCGGCGATGAGGTCTCGCCGGGCGACTGTGTTCTGGAACTCGGCGAAGCTGCCGGTGCCAGGTTCGCGCAGGGCATTCTCAGCATATTGAATGCAACCGTGCAGGCGGCTCCGGGCTATGCAGTCGTTTCATCGATCGACGAGGACTTGCTGTTTGAACATATCGCCCGGACACTTTGCCTGTCCCTGCCATCAAAACACGCCTGGGATTACAGCGCATCCGGCGACCTGTCGATTGTTCGCTCCGCGCGAGAGATGATCACCGCTTCACGCGAAGTTCCAACCCTCGCAGATCTGTGCGCCCGGCTCAACATCGGACAGACGCGCCTGAACGCATGCTTTCGCTCTGTCCATGGAATGCCGCCAGCCAGGTTTATCCGTCGCCTGCAATTGTCCCGTGTCCACAAAAAGCTGACAGATGCACAGGCCCCGCCACGCTCCGTCAAATGCGTGGCACTTGCGCACGGGTTTACACATGGTGGTCGTTTTGCTGCTGAATATCGCAGCGTTTTTGGTGAGCTGCCTTCTGAGACCTGCCAAAAGCTCAAGAAACGTTTTACTTAG
- a CDS encoding potassium channel family protein, translating into MFPFALTTLRLLKAIIRSWSIPTFRAGLALAVLLLLSGTLFYRSIEGWSWVDSLYFSATTMSTVGFGDLSPQTDAGKLFTVLYIFVGVGVFVALFAQFARALLHIEDNDKSDKTAGQNKEK; encoded by the coding sequence ATGTTTCCTTTCGCACTCACCACTCTGCGCCTGCTCAAGGCAATCATCCGGTCATGGAGCATACCGACTTTCCGCGCAGGGCTGGCACTTGCCGTGCTCCTGTTACTTTCGGGAACACTTTTTTACAGAAGCATAGAGGGCTGGTCGTGGGTGGACTCTCTTTATTTCAGCGCCACGACAATGTCGACGGTGGGCTTTGGAGATCTGTCGCCTCAGACCGATGCCGGAAAGCTGTTTACCGTCCTCTACATCTTCGTTGGCGTCGGTGTCTTTGTCGCTCTGTTTGCACAATTCGCCCGCGCGCTTCTGCACATCGAAGACAATGACAAATCAGATAAAACGGCAGGTCAGAACAAGGAGAAATGA
- a CDS encoding DUF1269 domain-containing protein gives MADLIAIGFDQPTKAFDMRARLAELQTEYLIDMEDVVVVTHEDNGKVKLHQASNLTAAGAVGGTFWGMLIGMLFLNPLPGAAVGAGTGALSGYMTDLGVSDDFMKSVGESLKPGHAAQFVLVRRVTGDKVIERLKDFAGAGHIIQTSLSRTSEEELGALLEETA, from the coding sequence ATGGCTGACCTGATTGCAATTGGATTTGATCAGCCAACCAAAGCTTTCGACATGCGCGCACGCCTTGCGGAGCTTCAGACCGAGTATCTGATCGACATGGAGGATGTCGTGGTGGTTACCCACGAGGACAATGGCAAGGTCAAGCTGCATCAGGCGAGCAACCTGACGGCGGCCGGCGCCGTGGGGGGCACGTTCTGGGGCATGCTGATCGGCATGTTGTTTTTGAATCCGCTTCCGGGTGCAGCGGTGGGCGCGGGGACGGGCGCGTTGTCCGGCTACATGACCGATCTGGGTGTCAGTGATGACTTTATGAAATCCGTGGGCGAAAGCCTCAAGCCCGGCCATGCCGCGCAGTTTGTGCTTGTGCGCAGGGTGACCGGCGACAAGGTGATTGAGCGATTGAAAGACTTCGCCGGGGCCGGGCATATCATCCAGACGTCACTGAGCAGGACATCAGAGGAAGAACTCGGGGCGCTGCTTGAAGAGACAGCGTGA